One Coffea arabica cultivar ET-39 chromosome 5e, Coffea Arabica ET-39 HiFi, whole genome shotgun sequence DNA segment encodes these proteins:
- the LOC140004385 gene encoding putative late blight resistance protein homolog R1B-16 produces the protein MVKAKEENFLQVLHGYDELSTFTEPPNLSRLSIWSKVEHFKESRLFCPQLSTLLFINLFRNDSESFLADASFVFQIYKGLRVLDMEQIVLRHKVFPSEVVSLVELRYLAMQGEMRVIPPSVAKLSNLETFRVISDYGIVSLPNTLWSMTKLRHLHIEGYDVVWSLPRENLENNSGLLNLDTFSTLRVSLDQRVENILKNIPNVRQLKIKLSKAKKSTTIGYCNMSGLESLESLEVWATSLPPDHVEFSFPSTLKKLVLIGLNLPWSKISLIEELPNLEVLKLLYDSFKGERWVLTEGGFRKLRFLALENLDVVEWTDTDPDDHFPRLEKLLLSGLSKLELMPSCLEQISALELIEFRSCKASVKDLVQKIEEEQKDCGNEDLRIIP, from the coding sequence ATGGTCAAAgccaaagaagaaaattttctacAAGTGCTGCATGGGTATGATGAGCTTTCTACTTTCACTGAGCCTCCAAACCTCTCCAGATTGTCCATTTGGTCTAAGGTTGAGCATTTTAAGGAGTCGAGGCTATTTTGTCCACAATTATCCACTCTGCTATTTATTAATCTGTTTAGAAATGACTCTGAGTCATTCTTGGCTGATGCCTCCTTTGTCTTCCAAATTTACAAAGGTCTTAGAGTCTTGGATATGGAGCAAATTGTTCTGCGGCACAAGGTTTTTCCAAGCGAGGTAGTATCGCTTGTTGAGCTGCGGTACTTGGCTATGCAAGGTGAGATGAGGGTCATCCCGCCCTCTGTAGCCAAACTCTCAAATTTAGAAACTTTTCGCGTGATATCTGATTACGGTATTGTTTCATTGCCAAATACCTTGTGGAGCATGACCAAGTTGAGGCATCTACATATTGAGGGCTATGATGTCGTATGGTCTTTGCCAAGAGAAAATCTTGAGAACAATTCTGGCTTGCTTAATTTGGACACATTTTCCACCTTAAGAGTTTCTTTGGACCAAAGAGTGGAAAACATactgaaaaatattccaaatgtGCGCCAGCTAAAAATCAAACTCTCGAAGGCAAAGAAATCTACGACTATAGGCTACTGCAACATGAGTGGACTAGAAAGTCTAGAATCACTCGAAGTGTGGGCAACGTCACTGCCACCGGATCACGTTGAGTTCTCTTTCCCATCGACCTTAAAAAAACTGGTCCTCATAGGATTGAACCTACCCTGGAGTAAAATTTCATTGATTGAGGAACTGCCCAATCTTGAGGTCCTTAAATTACTCTACGACTCCTTCAAGGGTGAAAGATGGGTCCTGACAGAGGGAGGGTTCCGTAAACTCAGGTTCTTGGCTTTGGAAAATTTGGATGTTGTCGAGTGGACAGACACAGATCCTGATGATCATTTCCCCCGTCTTGAGAAGTTACTGTTATCAGGACTTTCCAAATTGGAACTGATGCCATCTTGTTTAGAGCAGATTTCAGCTCTTGAATTGATTGAATTTCGAAGTTGTAAGGCCTCTGTTAAGGATTTGGTACAGAAAATTGAGGAGGAGCAAAAGGACTGTGGAAATGAAGATCTGAGGATCATCCCCTAG